The proteins below are encoded in one region of Campylobacter helveticus:
- a CDS encoding HP0495 family protein yields MVNLCDFKQEPIINYPTFWDFKVIVESEVNAGKLFESILKQREFKYKASNLSQNGKYQSYLLRVYVDSKEDRLAIFAKLKEKTKFVL; encoded by the coding sequence GTGGTAAATTTGTGCGATTTTAAACAAGAGCCTATTATTAATTATCCTACTTTTTGGGATTTTAAAGTGATAGTTGAAAGCGAGGTCAATGCAGGAAAACTTTTTGAAAGCATTTTAAAGCAAAGGGAATTTAAATATAAAGCCTCAAATTTAAGTCAAAATGGCAAATATCAAAGTTATTTACTTAGAGTTTATGTGGATAGTAAGGAAGATAGGCTTGCGATTTTTGCAAAGTTAAAAGAAAAAACAAAATTTGTTTTATAA
- a CDS encoding methyl-accepting chemotaxis protein has translation MVKSEKYGSVSSKLTLYVGILIVLILSTASAVAYFGSKENNFRLLKESQFKLMDDTLKTFNIYTGFKRNAMTVLSSQIGHLDHLDEDEIYDLLEMTLKTAEFGEVFFASEQNAKTYLSNRTSLSLTQLDFKTRPWYEKTKQEGKLIATEPYKNATDGKTVITYTVPVIHNGTFVGIVGGDLNLAAISDQILMMGHTAESYSQVISPNGDILFHEEEEKILSKTTLSENIANAIKANPHLLDDDNDDTLFYVEGNDGKAQAVMCDLTLNPYFRICTITAESSYSNASNKILLQQVIVGLVAIVVALILVRVLIARSLFPLGSIQSGLNSFFDFINHKTQDISTININTSDEFGQMAKAINENILATKQGLDQDKQAVKESVETVGIVENGNLTARITANPRNPQLIELKNVLNDLLDVLQARVGKDMNKIRSIFEEFKSLDFRNRIEDATGSVEVTTNALGEEIIKMLKQSSDFANSLANESSKLQNAVQNLTTSSNSQAASLEETAAALEEITSSMQNVSQKTSDVITQSEEIKNVTSIIGDIADQINLLALNAAIEAARAGEHGRGFAVVADEVRKLAERTQKSLSEIEANTNLLVQSINDMAESIKEQTAGITQINESVAQIDQTTKDNVEIANESAIISNNVSDIANNILEDVKKKKF, from the coding sequence ATGGTAAAATCAGAAAAATATGGAAGTGTCTCTTCAAAACTAACACTTTATGTTGGGATTTTGATTGTGCTTATTTTAAGCACCGCAAGTGCTGTAGCTTATTTTGGCTCTAAAGAAAATAACTTTAGACTCCTTAAGGAATCGCAATTTAAATTAATGGACGATACCTTAAAGACTTTTAATATCTACACAGGGTTTAAAAGAAATGCTATGACCGTTTTATCCTCTCAAATAGGACATTTGGATCATTTGGACGAGGATGAAATTTATGATTTGCTTGAAATGACACTTAAAACAGCAGAATTTGGCGAAGTTTTCTTTGCAAGTGAGCAAAATGCTAAAACTTACCTTTCAAATCGCACTTCACTTAGCCTTACGCAACTTGATTTCAAAACAAGACCTTGGTATGAAAAAACTAAACAAGAAGGTAAGCTAATCGCCACCGAACCTTATAAAAATGCAACAGATGGCAAAACAGTCATTACTTATACCGTGCCAGTTATTCATAATGGCACATTTGTCGGTATAGTGGGTGGAGATTTGAATTTAGCAGCGATTTCTGACCAAATTTTAATGATGGGACACACTGCGGAGTCGTATTCTCAAGTGATTAGTCCTAATGGCGATATACTTTTCCACGAAGAAGAAGAGAAAATTTTAAGCAAAACAACTTTAAGTGAAAATATTGCTAATGCAATTAAGGCAAATCCGCATCTTTTAGATGATGATAATGACGATACTTTATTTTATGTCGAGGGTAATGATGGTAAAGCACAGGCGGTAATGTGCGATTTAACCCTTAATCCTTATTTTAGAATTTGCACTATTACGGCTGAAAGTAGTTATTCTAATGCGAGTAATAAAATTTTACTCCAACAAGTCATCGTTGGGCTTGTGGCTATTGTCGTGGCACTTATTTTGGTGAGAGTTTTGATTGCTAGGAGTTTGTTTCCATTAGGCTCCATCCAATCCGGTCTTAACTCCTTCTTCGATTTCATCAACCATAAAACACAAGACATCTCTACTATCAATATAAATACAAGCGATGAATTTGGTCAAATGGCAAAAGCCATTAATGAAAATATCCTTGCAACTAAACAAGGACTTGACCAAGATAAACAAGCCGTCAAAGAAAGCGTAGAAACAGTAGGCATAGTAGAAAATGGTAACCTCACTGCAAGAATCACAGCTAATCCTAGAAACCCACAACTTATAGAACTCAAAAATGTTTTAAATGATCTTCTTGATGTTTTACAAGCTAGAGTGGGTAAAGATATGAATAAAATCCGTTCTATCTTTGAAGAATTTAAAAGCCTAGACTTTAGAAATAGAATTGAAGATGCAACAGGTAGTGTAGAAGTAACAACTAATGCCTTAGGCGAAGAAATCATCAAAATGCTAAAACAAAGCTCAGACTTTGCAAATTCTTTAGCCAATGAAAGCTCCAAATTACAAAACGCTGTGCAAAACTTAACAACAAGTTCAAATTCTCAAGCAGCTTCTTTAGAAGAAACAGCTGCTGCTTTAGAAGAGATTACTTCCTCTATGCAAAATGTCTCTCAAAAGACAAGTGATGTTATCACTCAAAGTGAAGAGATTAAAAATGTAACAAGCATTATAGGTGATATAGCTGACCAAATCAATCTTCTAGCCCTTAATGCTGCCATAGAAGCTGCAAGAGCAGGAGAACACGGAAGAGGCTTTGCCGTTGTGGCTGATGAAGTTAGAAAACTAGCTGAAAGAACCCAAAAGTCTTTAAGTGAGATAGAAGCAAACACTAACCTTCTCGTTCAATCTATCAATGATATGGCAGAAAGTATTAAAGAGCAAACTGCAGGTATCACTCAAATCAATGAAAGTGTAGCTCAAATCGACCAAACCACTAAAGATAATGTAGAAATAGCTAATGAAAGTGCTATCATCTCTAATAATGTTAGTGATATAGCAAATAATATCCTTGAAGATGTGAAGAAGAAGAAGTTTTAG
- a CDS encoding Dps family protein, with protein sequence MSVVKQLLQLQADAHSLWIKFHNYHWNVKGLQFFSIHEYTEKAYEELAELFDGCAERALQLGEKAIVCPKVLLENAKAPKAEKDHFNSSEVLELVKKDYEYLLSEFKKLNELAEKAGDTTTAAFAQENIAKYEKNIWMLEASLAK encoded by the coding sequence CAGTTGTAAAACAATTATTACAATTACAAGCGGATGCACATAGTTTGTGGATTAAATTTCATAATTACCACTGGAATGTTAAGGGACTTCAATTTTTTTCTATCCACGAGTACACAGAAAAGGCTTATGAAGAATTAGCTGAACTTTTTGATGGTTGTGCGGAGAGAGCGTTGCAGCTTGGAGAAAAAGCTATTGTTTGTCCTAAAGTTTTGTTAGAAAATGCAAAAGCTCCAAAAGCAGAAAAAGACCACTTTAATTCAAGTGAAGTTTTAGAGCTTGTGAAAAAGGATTACGAATATCTTTTGAGCGAATTTAAGAAATTAAATGAGTTGGCAGAGAAAGCAGGAGATACTACCACAGCAGCTTTTGCTCAAGAAAACATCGCCAAATATGAAAAAAATATCTGGATGCTTGAGGCAAGTCTAGCAAAATAA
- the rpmI gene encoding 50S ribosomal protein L35, giving the protein MPKMKSVKSAVKRFKVGKNKIKRGSAFRSHILTKKPAKRMRDLRTAKYVHSTNVKAVEKMLGI; this is encoded by the coding sequence ATGCCAAAAATGAAAAGCGTTAAAAGCGCAGTTAAACGCTTCAAAGTAGGTAAAAACAAAATCAAAAGAGGCTCAGCTTTTCGTAGCCACATTTTGACCAAAAAACCTGCAAAGAGAATGCGCGACTTAAGAACAGCTAAATATGTGCATAGCACAAATGTTAAGGCTGTGGAGAAAATGCTAGGAATTTAA
- a CDS encoding iron-sulfur cluster assembly scaffold protein has translation MAKNNLIGGSIWDEYSKKVQDRMNQPRFMGEFNEEDAKNRDAKLIVADFGAESCGDAVRLFWLVDEKTDTIIDARFKSFGCGTAIASSDTMAELCIGKKVDEAVKITNLDVEFAMRDEPNTPAVPPQKMHCSVMAYDVIKQAAATYKGISPEDFEEQIIVCECARVSLGTIKEVIKLNDLHSVEEITQYTKAGAFCKSCIKPGGHEAREYYLVDILAQTRAEMDKERLKNSTKSDVSFDEMTMVGQLKAVEAVLDAEIRPMLHGDGGDMEVIDIQKAEGGAIDIYIRYLGACSGCSSGSGATLYAIESILQEELSPNIRVMPV, from the coding sequence ATGGCTAAAAATAATCTAATCGGCGGTTCTATTTGGGACGAGTATTCTAAAAAAGTCCAAGATAGAATGAATCAGCCTAGATTTATGGGTGAATTTAACGAAGAAGATGCTAAAAACAGAGACGCCAAGCTCATCGTGGCAGATTTTGGTGCGGAAAGCTGTGGCGATGCGGTAAGGCTTTTTTGGCTTGTCGATGAAAAAACTGATACCATTATAGACGCGAGATTTAAAAGCTTTGGCTGTGGGACAGCAATCGCAAGTAGCGACACGATGGCAGAACTTTGCATCGGTAAAAAGGTCGATGAAGCAGTTAAAATTACAAATTTAGATGTGGAATTTGCAATGCGTGATGAGCCAAATACCCCTGCAGTGCCACCGCAAAAAATGCACTGCTCGGTTATGGCTTACGATGTGATAAAACAAGCCGCTGCAACTTATAAAGGCATTTCTCCCGAAGATTTTGAAGAACAAATTATCGTTTGTGAGTGTGCTAGAGTAAGTCTTGGGACAATCAAAGAAGTGATTAAGCTTAACGACCTTCACAGCGTAGAGGAAATCACGCAATACACAAAAGCGGGAGCCTTTTGTAAATCCTGTATAAAACCCGGCGGACACGAAGCTAGAGAATATTATCTCGTGGATATTTTAGCTCAAACTAGGGCTGAAATGGATAAAGAGCGCTTAAAAAATTCCACAAAAAGCGATGTGTCTTTTGATGAAATGACTATGGTGGGACAACTTAAAGCTGTTGAAGCGGTGTTAGATGCAGAAATTCGCCCTATGCTTCACGGCGATGGCGGAGATATGGAAGTCATTGACATACAAAAGGCTGAGGGGGGAGCTATTGATATTTATATACGCTATTTGGGTGCTTGTAGTGGGTGTTCTAGTGGGAGTGGAGCAACGCTTTATGCGATAGAGAGTATTTTGCAAGAAGAGCTTAGTCCAAACATTAGAGTAATGCCTGTTTAA
- a CDS encoding HDOD domain-containing protein has product MDMNELLLQSVETLPPLPDTVIKLRRYIDEAGAEIRTEKVAEIISGDPLLMAKLLQLVNSPFYGFKSEITTITQVITLLGIGNIKNMILANSIKDNFKIDLSPYGLNTQEFLNSCNEEVNFITNWLNEEDKKLSYSLVPCVMLLRLGMVIFSHFLIQNHKDKEFLARLKEMKFTNISMIENEFVGVDSLAFLGFLLHRWNFDESLIESVCFINSPHAASDSVKKSAYALSITDHLFAPYHGSSPFNVEAALALMQEAINSGVSFDLDSFVAKLPERARKNIKKD; this is encoded by the coding sequence ATGGATATGAACGAGCTTTTGCTTCAAAGTGTAGAAACCCTGCCTCCTTTGCCAGATACTGTAATTAAGCTTAGGCGTTACATTGATGAAGCGGGTGCTGAGATTAGAACGGAGAAGGTTGCGGAGATTATTTCAGGCGACCCATTATTAATGGCAAAACTTTTGCAACTTGTCAATTCCCCATTTTATGGCTTTAAAAGTGAGATAACGACCATTACGCAAGTGATAACACTGCTTGGCATTGGAAATATCAAAAATATGATTTTGGCTAATTCCATTAAAGACAATTTTAAAATCGACCTTAGCCCTTATGGATTAAATACGCAAGAATTTTTAAATTCTTGCAATGAAGAGGTCAATTTCATCACAAATTGGCTTAACGAAGAAGACAAAAAGCTTTCTTATAGCCTTGTGCCTTGTGTTATGCTTTTAAGGCTTGGTATGGTGATTTTTTCGCATTTTCTTATCCAAAATCATAAAGATAAGGAATTCCTAGCAAGATTGAAAGAAATGAAATTTACTAATATTTCTATGATAGAAAATGAATTTGTTGGTGTGGATAGTCTCGCGTTTTTAGGCTTTTTATTACATCGTTGGAATTTTGATGAGAGTTTGATAGAAAGCGTTTGTTTTATTAATTCCCCTCACGCAGCTTCTGATTCTGTGAAAAAATCGGCTTATGCCTTGTCTATTACAGACCATCTTTTTGCTCCTTATCACGGCTCTTCGCCTTTTAATGTTGAAGCAGCTTTAGCTTTAATGCAAGAGGCGATAAATAGTGGCGTATCGTTTGATTTAGATAGCTTCGTTGCAAAACTCCCAGAAAGAGCACGCAAAAATATTAAAAAGGACTAG
- a CDS encoding NifS family cysteine desulfurase — MKVYLDNNATTMLDNSALELMLPYLKENYGNPNSLHQWGSATHPALRDAMDKLYTGLGASDLDDIIITSCATESINWVLKSAYFDYILDKERDEVIISSVEHPAVSGAAKFLKNLGVKIIELPVNNEGISNVEHLREVISDKTALVSVMWANNETGMIFPIKEMAELSHEFGALFHTDATQAVGKIKVDFRDCGVDFASFSAHKFHGPKGVGGLFIKKGLELTPLLHGGEHMGGRRSGTLNVPYIVAMAEALRIANSMLNFEDSHIRRLRDKLEDEILSIEDTSVVGDRKNRVPNTILASIKGVEGEAMLWDLNKNGIAASTGSACASEDLESNPIMEAIGAENDLAHTALRLSLSRFNTEEEIDYAATQIKAAAKRLRAISSTYAYNPNNYK, encoded by the coding sequence ATGAAAGTGTATTTGGATAATAATGCAACAACTATGCTTGACAATTCTGCCTTAGAGCTTATGTTGCCTTATCTTAAAGAAAACTATGGCAACCCAAATAGTTTGCATCAGTGGGGCAGTGCGACACACCCAGCACTTCGCGATGCGATGGATAAACTTTATACGGGACTTGGAGCGAGTGATTTAGATGATATCATCATAACATCCTGTGCGACTGAAAGCATTAACTGGGTGTTAAAAAGTGCTTATTTTGACTATATTTTAGACAAAGAACGCGATGAAGTGATTATCTCAAGTGTGGAACACCCAGCTGTTTCAGGAGCGGCAAAATTTCTAAAAAATCTTGGCGTAAAAATTATAGAGCTTCCTGTTAATAATGAAGGTATTTCAAATGTAGAGCATTTAAGAGAAGTTATTAGCGATAAAACAGCACTTGTAAGCGTGATGTGGGCAAATAATGAAACAGGTATGATTTTCCCCATTAAAGAAATGGCGGAACTTAGCCACGAATTTGGCGCACTTTTTCATACAGATGCAACTCAAGCAGTAGGGAAAATTAAAGTTGATTTTAGAGACTGCGGTGTAGATTTTGCCTCTTTTTCAGCACATAAATTTCACGGACCAAAGGGTGTGGGCGGACTTTTCATCAAAAAAGGCTTAGAGCTTACCCCACTTTTACACGGGGGTGAACATATGGGCGGACGCAGAAGCGGAACGCTCAATGTCCCTTACATCGTGGCTATGGCAGAAGCCTTACGCATCGCAAATTCAATGCTGAATTTCGAAGATTCTCACATCCGCCGCTTAAGAGACAAACTCGAAGATGAAATTTTAAGCATAGAGGATACCAGCGTAGTGGGAGATAGAAAAAACCGCGTTCCAAATACAATTCTAGCAAGTATAAAAGGGGTTGAGGGCGAAGCGATGTTATGGGATTTAAATAAAAATGGCATAGCTGCTAGCACAGGTTCAGCCTGTGCGAGTGAAGATTTAGAAAGTAATCCCATAATGGAAGCCATAGGTGCTGAAAACGACCTTGCTCATACAGCTTTAAGACTTTCTTTATCGCGTTTTAACACGGAGGAAGAGATAGACTACGCAGCGACTCAAATCAAAGCCGCCGCTAAACGCCTAAGGGCAATTTCAAGCACTTACGCTTACAATCCAAATAATTATAAATAA
- a CDS encoding hemerythrin domain-containing protein, with protein MQNSLITMHSELLDTQHKELYEFVKEITHMNLSFAHSKKLKPFLRELLLFMNRHFSDEEEFMSQINYPNLSEHKKIHRQIILEIEEIIIKESKTLNTMSKKMEDVVKNLVFKHTANEDSKIAKFYEDNFLNKNEI; from the coding sequence ATGCAAAACTCCCTCATAACGATGCACAGTGAGCTTTTAGACACGCAGCACAAGGAACTTTACGAGTTTGTAAAAGAAATTACACATATGAATCTTTCTTTCGCACATTCTAAGAAACTTAAACCTTTTTTAAGGGAATTGCTTTTATTTATGAATCGCCATTTTAGCGATGAGGAAGAATTTATGTCGCAAATTAATTATCCAAATTTAAGCGAACATAAAAAAATCCACCGCCAAATCATACTTGAAATCGAAGAAATTATCATTAAAGAATCTAAAACTTTAAACACTATGTCAAAAAAAATGGAAGATGTCGTAAAAAATTTAGTCTTTAAACACACGGCGAATGAGGATTCTAAAATTGCGAAATTTTATGAAGATAATTTCCTTAACAAAAACGAAATTTAA
- a CDS encoding DJ-1 family glyoxalase III gives MKKVLIPLAVGFEEAEFIGIADVLKRASAMSEDLEPIIASLDSELWVKGANGICIKAECSLESVDVKSLDAIALPGGFEGMTNLKNNGTILNIIKKLHSDKKIVAAICASPIVLAEAGVLSAEFACYPGCETGLKGQRLEKAVLVRDNVITAAGPATAILFGLELVKVLCGEEIYKALYEGMLVPLSRA, from the coding sequence ATGAAAAAAGTATTAATCCCTCTTGCAGTAGGCTTTGAGGAAGCGGAATTTATAGGTATAGCTGATGTTTTAAAAAGAGCGAGTGCGATGAGTGAAGATTTAGAACCCATCATCGCTTCTTTAGATAGTGAGCTTTGGGTGAAGGGAGCAAATGGCATTTGCATTAAGGCGGAGTGTTCTTTAGAAAGTGTCGATGTAAAAAGCCTTGACGCTATCGCTTTGCCCGGGGGTTTTGAGGGTATGACAAACCTTAAAAATAACGGCACGATTTTAAATATCATCAAAAAACTTCATAGCGATAAGAAAATCGTTGCGGCGATTTGTGCCTCGCCCATAGTGCTTGCTGAGGCGGGGGTTTTGAGTGCGGAATTTGCCTGCTATCCGGGGTGTGAGACTGGGCTTAAGGGACAAAGGCTCGAAAAAGCTGTGCTTGTGAGGGATAATGTCATCACAGCAGCAGGTCCTGCAACGGCGATTTTATTTGGTTTAGAGCTTGTAAAAGTGCTTTGTGGAGAAGAAATTTATAAGGCTTTATATGAGGGTATGCTTGTGCCTTTGAGTAGGGCTTAG
- a CDS encoding MFS transporter codes for MQTLKKKHFKTLALSSLGGTLEFYDFIIFVFFAAYISKNFFPENLSEFWKLFNTYGIFAAGYLARPLGGIIMAHFGDKFGRKNMFMLSILLMVIPTFALAFIPSFESLGYACIVLLVCVRILQGVAIGGELPGAWIFTYEHAPHHQRHTYLGVLTASVTGGILLGSLVFLFMNKIFSQEELYEWAWRVPFFLGGIFGIISVYLRKFLSETPVFEQMKKEQNLEKFPLKEVFKRAKLSVVCSMLITWVLTGCIVVLILLLPNYMGSMLQIDKIEQSYLQMLGIVSICFGCVFSGFLGDKIGVVKTCVLFALGLIIFNLIYFNALYMQNSSFEDVAKWYLLACFFGGIMNLCPMIMSEIFDAKIKFSGLSLGYNLAYALAGGFTPQLAFFLHTFALQNLDNALRFSLGFYILLLGLVAFYAALMYKKLAKF; via the coding sequence ATGCAAACTTTAAAGAAAAAACACTTTAAAACTCTCGCTCTTTCCTCATTGGGCGGGACTTTAGAATTTTATGATTTTATCATTTTTGTCTTTTTTGCCGCTTACATTTCTAAGAATTTTTTTCCTGAAAATTTGAGCGAATTTTGGAAATTGTTTAATACTTACGGAATTTTTGCAGCGGGGTATTTGGCGCGTCCTTTAGGTGGGATTATAATGGCACATTTTGGCGATAAATTTGGACGCAAAAATATGTTTATGTTAAGCATTTTGCTTATGGTTATCCCTACCTTTGCCCTAGCTTTCATCCCTAGCTTTGAAAGTCTAGGCTATGCTTGTATCGTGCTTTTGGTGTGTGTGAGAATTTTGCAAGGCGTGGCGATAGGTGGGGAATTGCCCGGTGCTTGGATTTTCACATACGAACACGCCCCACATCATCAAAGACACACTTACTTGGGTGTTTTGACAGCTTCTGTTACGGGTGGAATTTTACTTGGTAGCTTAGTGTTTTTGTTTATGAATAAAATTTTTAGCCAAGAAGAGCTTTACGAGTGGGCTTGGAGGGTGCCGTTTTTCTTAGGGGGAATTTTTGGGATTATTTCGGTTTATCTTAGAAAATTCCTAAGCGAAACACCTGTTTTTGAACAAATGAAAAAAGAACAAAACCTAGAAAAATTTCCACTTAAAGAAGTTTTTAAAAGAGCAAAATTAAGCGTGGTATGCTCTATGCTAATCACTTGGGTTTTAACGGGCTGCATTGTCGTTTTAATTTTACTCTTGCCAAATTATATGGGCTCAATGCTTCAAATCGATAAAATCGAACAAAGCTATTTGCAAATGCTAGGCATTGTCTCAATTTGTTTTGGTTGTGTTTTTAGTGGATTTTTAGGCGATAAAATAGGCGTTGTAAAAACTTGTGTGTTATTTGCCCTAGGACTTATCATCTTTAATCTCATTTATTTTAACGCCCTTTATATGCAAAATTCTAGCTTTGAGGATGTGGCAAAATGGTATTTGTTGGCTTGTTTTTTTGGGGGAATTATGAATCTTTGCCCTATGATAATGAGTGAAATTTTTGATGCAAAAATTAAATTTTCAGGATTATCACTAGGCTATAATCTAGCTTATGCTCTTGCGGGAGGATTTACCCCGCAACTTGCCTTTTTCTTGCATACTTTCGCCCTGCAAAATTTAGATAACGCTTTGCGTTTTTCTCTTGGATTTTATATCCTACTTTTGGGTTTAGTAGCTTTTTATGCGGCTTTAATGTATAAAAAGCTAGCCAAATTTTAA
- the cheQ gene encoding cheVAW transcriptional regulator CheQ — protein sequence MMKSLILPPNEFLDHYVLNVEFCHFANISKNAYKFWKKAEIGRYQGTRIVFLHKNCILEKHQNALKQCTDLSGFVLASAFCSFTTLSPSHLVEKNRSSIYKLLELKELCGVKFVNLKKFYDFLKLDYHQHIYIEKCHFFSPTPLEKRIKITPSLCVGYY from the coding sequence GTGATGAAAAGTCTTATTTTACCGCCAAATGAATTTCTCGATCATTATGTTTTAAATGTTGAGTTTTGTCATTTTGCTAATATTTCTAAAAACGCCTATAAATTTTGGAAAAAAGCTGAGATAGGTAGATATCAAGGCACGAGAATTGTTTTTTTACATAAAAATTGCATTTTAGAAAAGCATCAAAATGCTCTTAAGCAATGCACGGATTTAAGTGGCTTTGTTTTGGCTAGTGCATTTTGCTCTTTTACGACACTTTCCCCTTCTCATTTAGTGGAAAAAAATCGCTCTTCTATCTATAAACTTTTGGAGCTTAAGGAGCTTTGCGGGGTAAAATTTGTTAATTTAAAGAAATTTTATGATTTTTTAAAGCTCGATTATCACCAGCACATTTATATAGAAAAATGTCATTTTTTTAGTCCCACGCCACTGGAAAAGCGTATTAAGATTACACCGAGTTTGTGCGTGGGATATTATTAA
- the moaC gene encoding cyclic pyranopterin monophosphate synthase MoaC has protein sequence MNLTHLDDKNRPKMVDVSEKNSTLRIAKASGKITMSEEAFLAVKTNSAKKGPVLQTAVVAAIMGAKKTSDLIPMCHPLMISKVETDLIELEKERAFKLIVSVKCEGKTGVEMEALTAVSVGLLTIYDMVKAIDKTMQIDEIMLLSKEGGKSGKFVRF, from the coding sequence ATGAATTTAACTCATTTAGATGATAAAAATCGTCCAAAAATGGTTGATGTAAGCGAGAAAAATAGCACTTTAAGAATCGCAAAAGCTAGCGGTAAAATCACTATGAGTGAAGAGGCTTTTTTAGCCGTGAAAACGAATAGTGCCAAAAAAGGACCCGTGCTTCAAACGGCTGTTGTGGCGGCGATTATGGGAGCGAAAAAAACGAGCGATTTGATACCTATGTGCCACCCTTTGATGATTTCTAAAGTTGAAACGGACTTAATCGAGCTTGAAAAAGAACGCGCATTTAAGCTTATTGTAAGTGTAAAGTGTGAGGGCAAAACGGGCGTGGAAATGGAAGCTTTAACGGCTGTTAGTGTTGGACTTTTGACAATTTATGATATGGTTAAAGCGATTGATAAAACAATGCAAATAGATGAAATTATGCTTTTGAGTAAGGAAGGTGGTAAGAGTGGTAAATTTGTGCGATTTTAA
- the rplT gene encoding 50S ribosomal protein L20, with the protein MARVKTGVVRRRRHKKVLKLARGFYSGRRKHFRKAKEQLERSLVYAYRDRRRKKRDFRRLWIVRINAACRLNDLSYSKFINGLKKAGIELDRKILADLAMNDAAAFAKIADVVKKAL; encoded by the coding sequence ATGGCAAGAGTAAAAACAGGCGTGGTAAGACGCCGCAGACACAAAAAAGTTTTAAAATTAGCGCGTGGTTTTTATAGCGGACGCCGTAAGCATTTTAGAAAAGCAAAAGAGCAATTAGAAAGAAGTCTTGTTTATGCTTATCGCGATAGACGCCGCAAGAAAAGAGATTTTCGCCGTCTTTGGATAGTGCGTATCAATGCCGCTTGTAGGCTTAATGATTTAAGTTATTCTAAATTCATTAATGGACTTAAAAAAGCAGGGATTGAGCTTGATAGAAAAATTTTAGCTGATTTGGCTATGAATGACGCAGCAGCTTTTGCTAAGATAGCGGACGTTGTGAAAAAAGCTTTATAA
- a CDS encoding highly acidic protein gives MSWNDEEENFEEFDDEEEVSNSHNSYNYDEDDYEFDDENDDEFYEID, from the coding sequence ATGTCTTGGAACGATGAGGAAGAAAATTTCGAAGAATTTGATGATGAAGAAGAAGTTAGCAATTCGCATAATTCTTATAATTATGATGAAGATGATTACGAATTTGATGATGAAAATGACGATGAATTTTATGAGATAGACTAA